A single region of the Labeo rohita strain BAU-BD-2019 chromosome 3, IGBB_LRoh.1.0, whole genome shotgun sequence genome encodes:
- the raver1 gene encoding ribonucleoprotein PTB-binding 1 isoform X2, translating to MAAAVSVNSAARDEESFTGANFVPNPLYKSYDQAAEPENWGFETGKQVDADTGEEGSPTGSDCPRRLDDELTALGPEEIASRLERTRREFYNRRKIIIKNLPADISNQEVHELLSNYDLKYCFVDKYKGTAFVTLLNGEQAQFAIKEFHQYVLRDCEISVQLQPTDALLCIANLPRAFTQQQFEELVRPFGNIERCFLVHSATTGHSKGYGFVEYMKKDSAARAKSELLGKQLGSRMLYVHWTEVGSLTFPMLHSRCLCVDRLPQNILTAQDLRSVLTDTHAPVFCQLAQGQDCNFRRFAVLEFSTPEMAEDVQRLTDGRALGGSHIRVSFCAPGPPGRSMLAALIAAQTMALNRGKGLLPEPSAMQILTGLNNPATLKMLLASLNPGHKQGLLGAAPAVPLLANPALSAALMQLLLQNQVQQQALLGNPLLWAHILHNKDYSVLPCAGLLSENPLAALPLQQGINMLGEMSQGSVASTLGLQNETLGPIKQPSLSRPLGRENETPATPIGFSPAASPALQGMNLPLLSGMLGVDGPTLPGASILGEPPKEVGVSQNPFLSAPSIFPSSGASTRAHPYRKRTVLGSTSNQRANHSIHSNYSLRFQESCTPEFPLHQDPLSHLYEQQEVLENAALPSYGLQHSRHTGFSDAGSPFSYPPSPPQSSYFSFGAHTNIPSTQLNKAVGMPPMTHSSLFSAAPGAGMKTPVGGQKRLFSRLIPSPEPSPEGGYVGQHSQGLGGHYADSYLKRKRIF from the exons ATGGCGGCCGCAGTGTCCGTTAACTCAGCTGCCAGAGACGAGGAATCCTTCACTGGTGCCAATTTTGTCCCGAATCCACTTTATAAAAGTTACGACCAAGCAGCCGAGCCCGAAAACTGGGGGTTTGAAACGGGCAAACAAGTTGATGCGGACACCGGCGAGGAGGGTTCACCGACGGGCAGCGACTGTCCGCGACGGCTCGATGATGAACTGACGGCCCTCGGTCCAGAAGAGATTGCTAGTCGTTTGGAAAGAACGAGAAGAGAGTTTTACAATCGGCGAAAAATAATTATCAAGAACCTCCCCGCCGATATCAGCAATCAG GAGGTGCACGAGCTGTTAAGCAACTATGATTTGAAGTACTGCTTTGTGGACAAATACAAAGGGACAG CCTTTGTGACACTACTAAATGGTGAGCAGGCCCAGTTTGCGATTAAGGAATTTCACCAATATGTTCTCCGTGACTGCGAGATCTCTGTGCAGCTGCAGCCGACAGACGCTTTGCTATGCATCGCCAACCTTCCCAGGGCTTTCACCCAGCAACAGTTTGAGGAGCTCGTCCGCCCCTTTGGAAACATTGAGCGCTGCTTCTTGGTGCACAGTGCTACCACTGGCCACTCGAAAGGCTATGGCTTTGTTGAGTACATGAAGAAGGACTCTGCGGCCAGGGCGAAATCAGAGCTGCTTGGGAAGCAGCTTGGGTCACGTATGCTGTACGTGCACTGGACTGAGGTTGGCTCGCTCACGTTTCCCATGCTGCACTCGCGCTGCCTCTGTGTGGACCGACTACCTCAAAACATCCTCACCGCTCAGGATCTCCGCAGTGTGCTGACTGACACGCACGCTCCCGTATTTTGCCAG cTTGCTCAGGGTCAGGACTGTAATTTTCGACGGTTTGCAGTGCTGGAGTTCTCCACGCCTGAGATGGCCGAGGATGTGCAGCGGCTGACCGATGGAAGAGCTCTGGGTGGCTCTCATATACGTGTGTCCTTCTGTGCCCCAGGACCACCAGGAAGAAGCATGCTGGCTGCTCTCATCGCCGCCCAGACAATG GCCTTGAACAGGGGGAAAGGGCTCCTTCCTGAACCCAGTGCCATGCAGATCCTTACTGGCCTCAATAACCCTGCCACGCTGAAGATGCTGCTGGCGTCTCTCAACCCGGGGCATAAACAAG GCCTGCTGGGAGCTGCACCCGCTGTGCCTTTGCTGGCTAACCCTGCCCTGTCTGCTGCCCTCATGCAGCTGCTGCTCCAGAATCAAGTCCAACAG CAAGCTCTTTTAGGGAATCCTCTTCTTTGGGCTCATATTCTGCACAATAAAGACTACAGTGTTCTCCCTTGT GCTGGACTGCTGAGTGAAAATCCTCTGGCTGCTCTTCCTCTTCAACAAGGCATTAACATGTTGGGAGAGATGTCTCAAG gTTCTGTTGCTTCAACACTGGGCTTGCAGAATGAGACTCTTGGCCCCATCAAGCAACCATCCCTCAGCCGACCTCTTGGGAGAGAGAACGAGACCCCAGCCACACCGATCGGCTTTTCCCCAGCAGCCTCTCCTGCACTGCAAGGAATGAATTTACCCCTCCTGAGTGGGATGTTAGGAGTAGATGGGCCGACTCTACCGGGG GCATCTATATTGGGCGAGCCTCCCAAAGAAGTTGGTGTATCCCAGAACCCTTTTCTCAGTGCTCCTAGCATATTCCCGTCTTCAG GTGCCAGCACAAGGGCTCACCCCTACAGGAAGAGAACAGTGCTTGGCAGCACGTCTAACCAACGCGCAAACCACAGCATCCACTCGAACTACAGCCTGCGCTTCCAGGAGTCGTGCACGCCGGAGTTTCCTCTGCACCAG GACCCCTTGTCTCATTTGTATGAGCAGCAGGAGGTTCTGGAAAATGCAGCACTTCCCAGCTACGGTTTGCAG CACTCCAGGCACACAGGCTTCAGTGATGCAGGGTCTCCTTTCAGCTATCCTCCCAGCCCCCCTCAGTCCTCTTACTTCAGCTTTGGAGCTCATACCAACATCCCCTCCACCCAGCTCAATAAG GCTGTTGGAATGCCTCCAATGACTCACTCCAGCCTATTTTCTGCTGCACCTGGTGCTGGTATGAAG ACTCCCGTCGGTGGGCAGAAGCGTCTGTTCTCCCGTCTCATCCCGTCTCCAGAGCCCAGTCCGGAGGGTGGATATGTAGGTCAGCACTCTCAGGGTCTCGGGGGGCACTACGCCGACTCCTACCTGAAACGCAAGCGCATCTTTTGA
- the raver1 gene encoding ribonucleoprotein PTB-binding 1 isoform X1: MAAAVSVNSAARDEESFTGANFVPNPLYKSYDQAAEPENWGFETGKQVDADTGEEGSPTGSDCPRRLDDELTALGPEEIASRLERTRREFYNRRKIIIKNLPADISNQEVHELLSNYDLKYCFVDKYKGTAFVTLLNGEQAQFAIKEFHQYVLRDCEISVQLQPTDALLCIANLPRAFTQQQFEELVRPFGNIERCFLVHSATTGHSKGYGFVEYMKKDSAARAKSELLGKQLGSRMLYVHWTEVGSLTFPMLHSRCLCVDRLPQNILTAQDLRSVLTDTHAPVFCQLAQGQDCNFRRFAVLEFSTPEMAEDVQRLTDGRALGGSHIRVSFCAPGPPGRSMLAALIAAQTMALNRGKGLLPEPSAMQILTGLNNPATLKMLLASLNPGHKQGLLGAAPAVPLLANPALSAALMQLLLQNQVQQAGLLSENPLAALPLQQGINMLGEMSQGSVASTLGLQNETLGPIKQPSLSRPLGRENETPATPIGFSPAASPALQGMNLPLLSGMLGVDGPTLPGASILGEPPKEVGVSQNPFLSAPSIFPSSGASTRAHPYRKRTVLGSTSNQRANHSIHSNYSLRFQESCTPEFPLHQDPLSHLYEQQEVLENAALPSYGLQHSRHTGFSDAGSPFSYPPSPPQSSYFSFGAHTNIPSTQLNKAVGMPPMTHSSLFSAAPGAGMKTPVGGQKRLFSRLIPSPEPSPEGGYVGQHSQGLGGHYADSYLKRKRIF, encoded by the exons ATGGCGGCCGCAGTGTCCGTTAACTCAGCTGCCAGAGACGAGGAATCCTTCACTGGTGCCAATTTTGTCCCGAATCCACTTTATAAAAGTTACGACCAAGCAGCCGAGCCCGAAAACTGGGGGTTTGAAACGGGCAAACAAGTTGATGCGGACACCGGCGAGGAGGGTTCACCGACGGGCAGCGACTGTCCGCGACGGCTCGATGATGAACTGACGGCCCTCGGTCCAGAAGAGATTGCTAGTCGTTTGGAAAGAACGAGAAGAGAGTTTTACAATCGGCGAAAAATAATTATCAAGAACCTCCCCGCCGATATCAGCAATCAG GAGGTGCACGAGCTGTTAAGCAACTATGATTTGAAGTACTGCTTTGTGGACAAATACAAAGGGACAG CCTTTGTGACACTACTAAATGGTGAGCAGGCCCAGTTTGCGATTAAGGAATTTCACCAATATGTTCTCCGTGACTGCGAGATCTCTGTGCAGCTGCAGCCGACAGACGCTTTGCTATGCATCGCCAACCTTCCCAGGGCTTTCACCCAGCAACAGTTTGAGGAGCTCGTCCGCCCCTTTGGAAACATTGAGCGCTGCTTCTTGGTGCACAGTGCTACCACTGGCCACTCGAAAGGCTATGGCTTTGTTGAGTACATGAAGAAGGACTCTGCGGCCAGGGCGAAATCAGAGCTGCTTGGGAAGCAGCTTGGGTCACGTATGCTGTACGTGCACTGGACTGAGGTTGGCTCGCTCACGTTTCCCATGCTGCACTCGCGCTGCCTCTGTGTGGACCGACTACCTCAAAACATCCTCACCGCTCAGGATCTCCGCAGTGTGCTGACTGACACGCACGCTCCCGTATTTTGCCAG cTTGCTCAGGGTCAGGACTGTAATTTTCGACGGTTTGCAGTGCTGGAGTTCTCCACGCCTGAGATGGCCGAGGATGTGCAGCGGCTGACCGATGGAAGAGCTCTGGGTGGCTCTCATATACGTGTGTCCTTCTGTGCCCCAGGACCACCAGGAAGAAGCATGCTGGCTGCTCTCATCGCCGCCCAGACAATG GCCTTGAACAGGGGGAAAGGGCTCCTTCCTGAACCCAGTGCCATGCAGATCCTTACTGGCCTCAATAACCCTGCCACGCTGAAGATGCTGCTGGCGTCTCTCAACCCGGGGCATAAACAAG GCCTGCTGGGAGCTGCACCCGCTGTGCCTTTGCTGGCTAACCCTGCCCTGTCTGCTGCCCTCATGCAGCTGCTGCTCCAGAATCAAGTCCAACAG GCTGGACTGCTGAGTGAAAATCCTCTGGCTGCTCTTCCTCTTCAACAAGGCATTAACATGTTGGGAGAGATGTCTCAAG gTTCTGTTGCTTCAACACTGGGCTTGCAGAATGAGACTCTTGGCCCCATCAAGCAACCATCCCTCAGCCGACCTCTTGGGAGAGAGAACGAGACCCCAGCCACACCGATCGGCTTTTCCCCAGCAGCCTCTCCTGCACTGCAAGGAATGAATTTACCCCTCCTGAGTGGGATGTTAGGAGTAGATGGGCCGACTCTACCGGGG GCATCTATATTGGGCGAGCCTCCCAAAGAAGTTGGTGTATCCCAGAACCCTTTTCTCAGTGCTCCTAGCATATTCCCGTCTTCAG GTGCCAGCACAAGGGCTCACCCCTACAGGAAGAGAACAGTGCTTGGCAGCACGTCTAACCAACGCGCAAACCACAGCATCCACTCGAACTACAGCCTGCGCTTCCAGGAGTCGTGCACGCCGGAGTTTCCTCTGCACCAG GACCCCTTGTCTCATTTGTATGAGCAGCAGGAGGTTCTGGAAAATGCAGCACTTCCCAGCTACGGTTTGCAG CACTCCAGGCACACAGGCTTCAGTGATGCAGGGTCTCCTTTCAGCTATCCTCCCAGCCCCCCTCAGTCCTCTTACTTCAGCTTTGGAGCTCATACCAACATCCCCTCCACCCAGCTCAATAAG GCTGTTGGAATGCCTCCAATGACTCACTCCAGCCTATTTTCTGCTGCACCTGGTGCTGGTATGAAG ACTCCCGTCGGTGGGCAGAAGCGTCTGTTCTCCCGTCTCATCCCGTCTCCAGAGCCCAGTCCGGAGGGTGGATATGTAGGTCAGCACTCTCAGGGTCTCGGGGGGCACTACGCCGACTCCTACCTGAAACGCAAGCGCATCTTTTGA